TCCATCCATGAAGATAAAGGCTTATATACGATGGGCGGATTGGAGGGAGGTAATAAAAAAATAAAATCATATCAATCCTGTTTAGAAGAACTTAGAGAAAGTACAGGATATAATGAACATATGGAATTGGGAAATAAGATTATTGCCCGAACATATGATGAAATTATTAGAGTTTTAGCTGATGTAATGATATTAAATGCAGATGATACGGTTACTATCAATCAAACAAAGTTACCTGCATATGTAGTTCAAGAGAGGTTTAGGAGTTTAGATTCATCACATATGGAGTATCTTGTAAATGCGTTATCAGGGAATGAAGCCAAAATAAGAAATGTTAGAGCATTTATTTTAACAGCAGCATATAATGCACCAAGTAATATGGATGCCTATTATACTGCACTTGTTAGTTATGATATGAGGGAAGGAGGAATTTGATGATAAATGAGGAAATTGCAAATAGAGTAGTAAATATCGAAATAAATGTTTTAAAAGTAACATATCAGGAGATATTAAATAATATCAATAAATTACATCAACGATCAAAACAATATGGAGGCTTAGGAAAATTAGTTAAGGCTGAAGGTAGTGAAGTAAAGCTCAAAGATATGGTAAAGAAAGGTCAGCTTGAAGAAATTCCTGTTGAAGAAGCAGAGCTTAAAGAACTGAAAAAAGAACTGAACCGATACGGCGTTAAGTTTTCAGTCATGAAAGATAAGGAAAGTGGGAAATACTCAGTATTCTTTCAAGCTAAAGATATGAAGGTTATGGATAAAGCATTTAAGCACGCCCTTTCAGAATCAGAAAAGAAAACGGAAAGAAAGGAGTCCATTCATAAGAATATTGAAAAATTCAAAGAGATGGCAAAGAACTCTGTTTCTAAGGATAAAGTCAAGAATAAACAAAAGGAGCAGAGCCTATGATAGACAAGATATTAAAGGACATCAAAGGCTTATTTAAGGTGCAGGATAAGGCGAAGTTTGTAAAACAAAATATTCCCTATCTTGCATTTTTCTATGCAGGTAATATCTTTTCACATCATGTAAGAAGCTATGTTGGAGGAGATGTGATAGATAAAATATTTCAAGGTATATTAGAGCTTAATACCATGAGCTTTTTCCCAAGTATTCATCTGGCGGATATTTTAATGGGCATAGGAGTGGCTGCTTTAATCAAATTCATTGTCTATACTAAAGGCAAAAATGCTAAAAAGTTTAGACAGGGAAAAGAGTATGGATCAGCAAGATGGGTTGCATAATATTAACTGAACAGGAGTGGTATATAGACACGAGAAAAGGAGGATAATGCTATGATAGAATATCACAATAAAATCACAGCACTATACTCCCGCCTTTCAGTTGGCGATGAAGATAGAGACGGTGGCGAGAGTAATAGTATTGTAAATCAAAAAGCCTTTTTAGAAAGGTATGCAAGAGAAAAAAAGCTGATAAACATTCGCCACTATATCGACGATGACGAAAGCGGTAGGTTCTTTGACCGTTCAGCCTATACACAGATGATAAGCGATGTAGAGCAAGGCAAAATCGGAATTGTCATCATGAAAGATATGACAA
This Streptococcus anginosus DNA region includes the following protein-coding sequences:
- a CDS encoding PcfB family protein — its product is MINEEIANRVVNIEINVLKVTYQEILNNINKLHQRSKQYGGLGKLVKAEGSEVKLKDMVKKGQLEEIPVEEAELKELKKELNRYGVKFSVMKDKESGKYSVFFQAKDMKVMDKAFKHALSESEKKTERKESIHKNIEKFKEMAKNSVSKDKVKNKQKEQSL